One region of Streptococcus parasanguinis genomic DNA includes:
- a CDS encoding Gfo/Idh/MocA family protein, whose translation MLKLGIIGTSWISHEFINAAHQTGHYHLQAVYSRKMKTAQDFCEPYGVISCYTDLVDFLDSELDVVYIASPNSLHFAQAKLAILAKKHVIIEKPAVTKPSEWKELVKLAKEHQVYLFEAARNYQEAAFQVVKDFLSNQEILGANFTFAKYSSKLPALLAGEMPNIFSDVYAGGALMDLGVYCLYLAIGFFGEPISSHYCAQQLPNSVDLYGQGVLIYPEFQVAIQAGKNITSHLPAEIYTKTGTLTLNAVAAINQARFVSYSGEVIDLPIQPCPHQMQEEEEAFALAITHQKPAAYLEWLQTAEQVHKTLYQMRQSAGIQFKDEKE comes from the coding sequence ATGTTAAAGCTGGGAATTATTGGTACGAGTTGGATTTCACATGAATTTATAAATGCTGCTCACCAAACGGGTCACTATCACTTGCAGGCTGTGTATTCGAGAAAAATGAAGACGGCTCAAGATTTTTGTGAGCCTTATGGGGTGATCTCTTGCTACACAGACTTGGTCGATTTCCTAGATAGTGAGCTGGACGTGGTCTACATTGCCAGCCCCAATTCTCTTCACTTTGCTCAGGCCAAGCTTGCTATTTTAGCAAAGAAGCATGTCATCATTGAAAAACCGGCTGTGACGAAGCCTTCTGAATGGAAGGAACTGGTCAAGCTCGCTAAGGAGCACCAGGTCTATCTCTTTGAAGCTGCCAGAAATTACCAAGAAGCAGCATTTCAAGTAGTTAAAGACTTCCTCTCTAATCAGGAAATACTGGGCGCCAACTTCACCTTTGCCAAATATTCTTCCAAATTGCCAGCCCTTCTTGCAGGTGAGATGCCCAATATTTTCTCAGATGTCTATGCAGGTGGAGCTTTGATGGATCTGGGTGTCTACTGCCTCTACTTGGCGATTGGCTTCTTTGGAGAACCGATCTCCAGTCACTATTGCGCTCAGCAATTACCCAATTCGGTTGATCTCTATGGTCAAGGTGTCTTGATTTATCCAGAGTTTCAGGTTGCCATTCAGGCAGGGAAAAATATCACCAGCCATCTACCTGCTGAAATCTACACCAAGACTGGAACACTAACTCTCAATGCTGTAGCAGCCATCAACCAGGCTCGCTTCGTCAGCTATTCTGGGGAGGTTATCGACCTTCCGATCCAGCCCTGCCCACACCAAATGCAAGAAGAGGAGGAAGCCTTTGCCCTTGCCATCACTCATCAAAAGCCAGCTGCTTATCTTGAATGGTTACAAACAGCTGAGCAGGTCCATAAAACCCTCTACCAGATGCGTCAAAGCGCTGGAATACAATTTAAGGATGAAAAAGAATGA
- the gloA gene encoding lactoylglutathione lyase — MSSKMLHTCLRVENLEKSIAFYQDAFGFEEKRRKDFPDYKFTIVYLALPGDDYELELTYNYDHGPYVIGDGYAHVALSTPDLEGLNAEHKAKGYEVTEPKGLPGTQPNYYFVVDPDGYKVEVIREK, encoded by the coding sequence ATGAGTTCAAAAATGTTGCACACTTGCCTTCGTGTGGAAAACTTAGAAAAATCAATCGCTTTTTACCAAGATGCTTTTGGTTTTGAAGAAAAACGTCGGAAAGATTTCCCAGACTACAAGTTCACGATTGTCTATTTGGCCTTGCCTGGAGATGACTATGAGTTGGAATTGACTTACAATTATGATCATGGTCCATATGTGATCGGAGACGGCTATGCTCACGTCGCATTGAGTACTCCTGATCTAGAAGGTTTGAATGCCGAACACAAGGCTAAAGGCTATGAAGTGACGGAACCAAAAGGTCTTCCAGGAACACAGCCGAATTACTATTTTGTTGTAGATCCAGATGGTTATAAGGTAGAAGTCATTCGCGAAAAATAA
- a CDS encoding response regulator transcription factor → MIKILLVEDDLGLSNSVFDFLDDFADVMQVFDGEEGLYEAESGIYDLILLDLMLPEKDGFHVLKELREKGVTTPVLIMTAKESLDDKGHGFELGADDYLTKPFYLEELKMRIQALLKRSGKVNENTLNYGNLKVNLSTNSTYVDDKEVELLGKEFDLLVYFLQNQNVILPKTQIFDRLWGFDSDTTISVVEVYVSKIRKKLKGTDFVESLQTLRSVGYILKDANKD, encoded by the coding sequence ATGATTAAAATTCTATTGGTCGAAGATGACCTTGGTTTATCAAATTCAGTATTTGATTTTTTAGATGATTTTGCGGATGTCATGCAGGTCTTTGACGGAGAAGAAGGTCTTTACGAAGCAGAAAGCGGGATCTATGATTTGATTCTGCTGGATCTCATGCTTCCTGAAAAAGACGGCTTCCATGTCTTGAAAGAATTGCGTGAAAAAGGCGTGACAACCCCTGTTTTGATCATGACAGCTAAAGAAAGTCTGGATGACAAAGGGCACGGCTTTGAGCTAGGTGCAGACGATTACCTCACCAAGCCTTTCTATCTTGAAGAGCTTAAGATGCGGATCCAAGCTCTCTTGAAGCGGTCAGGTAAGGTCAATGAAAACACCCTCAATTATGGCAATTTGAAGGTCAATTTATCTACCAATTCGACTTACGTGGACGATAAGGAAGTAGAACTTCTTGGGAAGGAATTTGATCTCTTGGTCTACTTCCTTCAAAACCAAAATGTCATCCTTCCAAAAACACAGATCTTCGATCGTCTCTGGGGCTTTGACAGTGACACAACTATCTCAGTGGTTGAAGTCTATGTTTCAAAAATCCGTAAGAAATTAAAAGGTACTGATTTTGTTGAGAGCTTGCAAACATTGCGTAGTGTGGGGTATATCTTAAAAGATGCTAACAAGGATTAA
- a CDS encoding polysaccharide deacetylase family protein: protein MRFKHTKTILLIIINLLFLSLLYIGYQKIQRLREQKAYQDQFAKVTQLEKSSEKGKDAQVQEGILGTSYVTAFYPTKDGQPVEIIKEKIQEDLQRLGTDEKTKEPKHLTFYHSEEAEAPFVGYHPIQIKRAEYQYKKGKFIKDETVKLPLFYLDDESNPLTLSQVFADPDGAKQIFLEELRGNLSFRQLDEESIDQMVAHFSELDLSQWEFQYEKGNFTIPFPSKVKGDDTFTVPLSKFYDVIDTERLLPDDLASYQSYIEERHRKMIALTFDDGPDPTTTPQALAILKKYNAKATFFMVGKNVSANPDIAKQVRKEGHQIGNHTWDHPQLPKLSLDNAKKEILDTQEAIQKATGVQTKITRPPYGAINNAIQYSVDQSFIMWDVDSLDWKTHNTTAILNEVKKEVKPGSIILMHDIHQTTIDALPTVLDYLKSQGYTFVTVDELLDYQLESHRIYYNGN, encoded by the coding sequence ATGAGATTCAAACACACGAAAACTATTTTATTAATCATTATAAATCTCCTTTTTCTGAGTCTTTTGTATATCGGGTATCAAAAGATTCAAAGGCTTCGTGAACAAAAAGCCTATCAGGATCAGTTTGCCAAGGTCACCCAATTAGAGAAAAGCTCTGAAAAAGGAAAAGATGCCCAGGTTCAGGAAGGAATTTTAGGAACTTCTTATGTGACCGCTTTTTATCCTACTAAGGATGGACAGCCTGTTGAGATTATTAAAGAGAAGATCCAAGAAGACCTTCAGCGTCTAGGAACCGATGAAAAAACCAAAGAGCCTAAGCATCTGACCTTCTACCATAGTGAAGAAGCAGAAGCGCCTTTTGTTGGCTATCACCCAATCCAAATCAAACGGGCTGAATACCAGTACAAAAAAGGAAAATTCATTAAAGATGAGACGGTGAAGTTGCCCCTCTTTTACTTGGATGATGAGAGTAACCCTCTGACCCTCAGCCAGGTTTTTGCGGATCCAGATGGAGCCAAGCAGATCTTTTTGGAGGAATTACGAGGGAATCTATCCTTTCGTCAGCTAGATGAGGAAAGCATTGATCAAATGGTTGCCCACTTCTCAGAGTTGGACTTGAGCCAATGGGAATTCCAATATGAAAAAGGGAATTTCACCATTCCATTTCCAAGCAAGGTTAAAGGCGACGATACCTTTACTGTTCCCTTATCTAAATTCTATGACGTGATTGATACAGAGCGCTTGCTTCCTGATGATCTAGCTTCTTACCAATCCTATATTGAAGAACGCCATCGTAAGATGATTGCCTTGACCTTTGATGATGGACCGGATCCAACGACGACTCCTCAGGCACTGGCTATCTTGAAGAAATACAATGCCAAAGCTACCTTCTTTATGGTCGGAAAAAATGTCAGTGCGAATCCTGATATTGCTAAGCAAGTCCGCAAAGAAGGTCATCAAATCGGGAACCATACCTGGGATCACCCTCAATTGCCAAAATTGAGCTTGGATAATGCTAAAAAAGAGATCTTGGATACTCAAGAAGCTATTCAAAAAGCGACAGGCGTTCAAACTAAGATCACGCGCCCTCCGTATGGAGCCATCAATAACGCCATCCAATACAGTGTAGACCAGTCTTTCATCATGTGGGATGTGGATAGCCTGGATTGGAAAACTCATAATACGACGGCTATTCTCAATGAAGTAAAAAAAGAAGTCAAACCGGGTTCGATTATCCTCATGCATGATATCCATCAAACCACGATTGATGCTCTTCCGACCGTCCTTGACTACCTTAAATCACAAGGCTATACCTTTGTAACGGTAGATGAATTGTTGGATTATCAACTTGAAAGTCATCGCATTTATTACAATGGAAATTAA
- a CDS encoding sensor histidine kinase, which translates to MLTRIKKTVGEDDFSYFIRYFGLFTLIFSAMTLIIIQVMRSSLYTTVDENLRTLSQDPYSLVAIAYRDQRQSTNKDDDNDHGMMLPDHDKSEPKGDVTSNTTVVLLNKKYENLTTGNGFLNFKTVTFGRKLLNKVSQLQITNSYGKKESYRAYMAELSLSDDEDESNIKYAVIMTNISQLEQTSEEHESQIALVMICFWGISLFASLFLARLSVKPLLESMQKQKSFVENASHELRTPLAVLQNRLETLFRKPEATIMESSESIASSLDEVRNMKLLTTNLLNIARRDDGLKPEMEDIEPSFFDQTFSNFEIIAEENDKIFRGDNQVDKVICSDRTLLKQLMTILYDNALKYTDEDGEIQFEVQLKDKNLLLRVLDNGPGIRDEDKKRIFDRFYRVDKARTRQKGGFGLGLSLAKQIVEAFKGTIQVKDNKPKGTIFEVKLSIKTESRKKNRS; encoded by the coding sequence ATGCTAACAAGGATTAAGAAAACCGTCGGAGAAGATGATTTTTCCTACTTCATCCGATATTTTGGACTCTTTACTTTGATATTCTCGGCCATGACCTTGATTATCATTCAGGTCATGCGCTCGAGTCTCTATACAACCGTCGATGAGAACCTCAGGACTCTCAGTCAGGATCCTTACTCACTTGTAGCGATTGCTTATCGAGATCAGCGACAATCAACTAATAAAGATGATGATAACGATCATGGGATGATGTTACCTGACCATGACAAATCAGAACCTAAAGGAGATGTCACATCCAATACCACTGTTGTTTTGCTCAATAAAAAATATGAAAACTTGACAACTGGTAACGGGTTTCTAAACTTTAAAACAGTGACGTTTGGCCGAAAACTTCTCAATAAGGTTTCTCAGCTTCAAATTACCAATAGCTATGGGAAAAAAGAAAGTTATCGGGCCTATATGGCAGAGTTGAGTCTATCTGATGATGAAGATGAAAGTAATATCAAGTATGCGGTCATCATGACCAATATTAGTCAGCTAGAGCAGACCAGTGAGGAACATGAAAGCCAGATCGCTCTTGTCATGATTTGCTTCTGGGGAATCTCCTTGTTTGCGAGTCTCTTCCTTGCCCGTCTTAGCGTTAAGCCGCTGCTTGAGAGTATGCAAAAGCAAAAGTCTTTTGTAGAAAATGCTTCTCATGAGTTGCGGACGCCTCTAGCAGTCTTACAAAATCGCCTCGAAACGCTTTTTAGAAAGCCTGAAGCGACCATTATGGAATCGAGCGAGAGCATTGCATCTAGCTTAGATGAAGTTCGAAATATGAAGCTCTTGACCACCAACCTTCTCAATATCGCCCGAAGAGATGATGGCTTGAAGCCAGAGATGGAAGACATCGAACCAAGCTTTTTCGATCAGACCTTCTCGAATTTTGAGATCATTGCGGAAGAAAATGACAAAATCTTCCGAGGAGACAATCAGGTGGACAAAGTCATTTGTTCTGATAGAACGCTCCTCAAGCAATTGATGACCATTCTCTATGATAATGCCTTGAAATATACCGATGAAGATGGCGAGATCCAGTTTGAAGTTCAATTGAAGGACAAAAATCTACTTTTGAGGGTGCTGGATAATGGTCCAGGGATTCGAGATGAGGATAAGAAACGGATCTTTGATCGTTTTTACCGGGTCGACAAGGCCAGAACCCGTCAAAAAGGTGGATTTGGTTTGGGGTTATCCCTCGCTAAGCAGATTGTAGAAGCCTTCAAAGGGACCATTCAAGTCAAAGATAATAAACCCAAAGGGACCATCTTTGAAGTGAAATTATCCATTAAGACGGAAAGTCGTAAAAAAAATCGTTCATAA
- a CDS encoding DEAD/DEAH box helicase, whose amino-acid sequence MKEKFPQSWKDQLETLGFDTFTEIQEQIFSPIYEGENVLGISPTGTGKTLAYLFPSLLKLKPKKAQQLLILAPNTELAGQIFDVTKQWAEPLGLQTQLFLSGSSQKRQIERLKKGPEILVGTPGRIFELIKLKKIKMMNVEAIILDEFDQLLSDSQYHFVDKISHYAPRDHQHIYMSATAKVDLDQLEENTLRITVDGVSLDNIQHFYMQVDRRDKVELLRKLAYVEDFRGLAFFNSLSDLGSAEEKLQYRGVEAVSLASDVNVKYRKVILERFKDHQLTLLLATDLVARGIDIEHLECVINYDIPRDVETYTHRAGRTGRMGRDGYVITFITQPEELKSLKKYASVRELVLKNSELFLNE is encoded by the coding sequence ATGAAAGAAAAATTTCCACAAAGCTGGAAAGACCAGTTAGAAACACTCGGATTTGATACATTCACTGAAATTCAGGAACAGATCTTCTCCCCTATCTATGAAGGAGAAAATGTCCTCGGGATCAGTCCTACCGGTACTGGTAAGACACTCGCCTACCTCTTTCCGAGCTTGCTCAAACTCAAACCGAAGAAGGCCCAACAACTCTTGATTCTAGCTCCTAATACAGAGTTAGCAGGACAAATTTTTGATGTCACCAAGCAATGGGCAGAGCCTCTTGGGCTCCAGACCCAACTCTTCCTGTCAGGATCCAGTCAAAAACGACAAATCGAACGCCTCAAAAAAGGACCCGAAATCCTGGTTGGGACGCCTGGCCGGATCTTTGAACTGATCAAACTGAAAAAGATCAAGATGATGAATGTGGAAGCCATCATTTTAGATGAATTTGACCAATTACTGAGTGATTCTCAGTACCACTTCGTCGACAAGATCAGCCACTATGCTCCCCGCGACCACCAACATATCTACATGAGCGCTACAGCCAAGGTCGATCTAGATCAGCTAGAGGAAAATACTCTTCGCATTACGGTTGATGGAGTTTCTTTGGACAATATTCAACATTTTTATATGCAAGTGGATCGGCGTGACAAGGTCGAATTGCTCCGCAAACTCGCCTACGTCGAAGATTTTCGTGGTCTGGCTTTTTTCAACAGCCTATCTGATCTAGGTAGTGCGGAAGAAAAACTACAATACCGGGGTGTTGAGGCCGTGTCACTCGCCAGCGATGTCAATGTCAAATACCGCAAGGTCATTTTGGAACGCTTCAAAGACCATCAGCTAACCCTCTTACTGGCCACCGATTTGGTCGCTCGTGGAATCGATATTGAACATCTTGAATGTGTGATTAACTACGATATCCCCCGTGATGTGGAGACCTATACCCACCGTGCTGGTCGAACAGGTCGAATGGGGCGTGATGGCTATGTGATCACCTTTATCACCCAGCCAGAAGAACTCAAATCCTTGAAAAAATACGCTTCTGTCCGTGAACTTGTTTTAAAAAATTCCGAACTATTTTTAAATGAATAA